A single Rhodothermales bacterium DNA region contains:
- a CDS encoding DUF4954 family protein → MDPFRFLASFPRVPTWLEVPHTGAVRAILDTEIVQLEANACSADDWARVLVPDDFNPNRVQRVHFSGDVVLGRFYTTVDRSGVALKSGVFDATLADCLIEDGARVSNVSLMAGTVVGPGALVADCDEVIAIRDCTFGNGVRVGLNAANADRSIPVVADLLFEDLARLVRPRPDAEVLAALEGVVAGYLDACRMSRTVISAGARVSGCRRVSGTFVGPGCVVISAETVTGTTLLPGARIGAGAIVRNALLQWNAVAEDGAFVEDSLLAEASSVTRKGIVTHSAIGPNTSIAEGEVSASVVGPFTGFNHHALLVSACWPEGRGNVGYGANVGSNHTGRAPDQEVHPGEGTFFGLGINVKMPADFSAAPYTIVATGVDTAPQRMTMPFSLIVPGSAPDGPNRLFPGWGLARNMYGIMRNVWKFSTRNRATRGLIDPDAFRPEIMVQIDLALRALEGLPEQAQYSGHDLRGFGANLVDHRDLESGRSAYQTTLRWYGLREFCRMWESGGRAPHPEQVPYLTRFATATEPGTLLDLYLAAERDRLAAVLTSKARDDHRGAKTIEDYAQVHTPAGDDYVYRWAEEQFEAISERIEGLRATI, encoded by the coding sequence GTGGACCCCTTCCGCTTCCTGGCATCCTTTCCGCGAGTCCCCACGTGGCTTGAGGTCCCGCACACCGGTGCAGTGCGGGCCATTCTGGACACCGAGATCGTGCAGTTGGAAGCGAACGCATGCTCGGCCGATGACTGGGCACGCGTCCTGGTGCCGGATGACTTCAACCCCAACCGGGTACAACGGGTGCACTTTTCGGGCGATGTGGTGCTCGGCCGATTCTACACCACCGTGGATCGTTCGGGTGTCGCGCTGAAGTCCGGAGTGTTCGACGCCACCCTGGCCGATTGCCTGATCGAGGACGGCGCACGGGTTTCCAACGTATCGCTGATGGCGGGGACCGTGGTCGGTCCCGGCGCTCTGGTTGCCGACTGCGACGAGGTGATCGCCATCAGGGACTGCACATTCGGCAACGGAGTCCGGGTAGGCCTGAACGCCGCCAACGCGGACCGAAGCATTCCGGTGGTCGCCGACCTCCTGTTCGAGGATCTGGCCCGTCTGGTCCGCCCCCGTCCCGACGCCGAGGTTCTGGCCGCGCTGGAAGGCGTCGTCGCCGGCTATCTCGACGCGTGTCGCATGAGCCGCACAGTCATCAGCGCCGGTGCGCGTGTATCCGGATGCCGGCGGGTTTCAGGCACCTTTGTAGGGCCGGGGTGCGTGGTGATCAGCGCCGAGACAGTCACCGGCACCACGCTCTTGCCCGGCGCACGGATTGGCGCAGGGGCCATCGTTCGAAATGCGCTGCTGCAATGGAACGCCGTCGCAGAGGACGGCGCGTTTGTCGAAGACAGCCTTCTGGCAGAAGCGAGCAGCGTGACCCGCAAGGGCATCGTGACGCATTCAGCCATCGGCCCGAACACGTCCATCGCGGAAGGCGAGGTTTCGGCGTCCGTCGTGGGGCCCTTCACGGGGTTCAATCACCATGCCCTGCTTGTCTCCGCCTGTTGGCCTGAGGGAAGAGGAAACGTGGGCTACGGCGCCAACGTGGGCTCCAACCATACCGGCCGTGCGCCCGATCAGGAGGTGCACCCGGGTGAAGGCACCTTCTTCGGTCTCGGCATCAACGTCAAGATGCCGGCCGATTTCAGCGCGGCTCCCTACACCATTGTCGCGACCGGCGTCGATACGGCGCCACAGCGCATGACGATGCCGTTTTCGCTGATCGTGCCGGGATCAGCGCCCGATGGACCCAACAGGCTCTTTCCGGGATGGGGGCTGGCCCGCAACATGTACGGCATCATGCGCAACGTGTGGAAGTTCTCCACGCGCAACCGGGCCACGCGCGGGCTCATCGATCCCGACGCGTTTCGACCAGAGATCATGGTGCAGATCGACCTCGCTCTCAGGGCACTGGAGGGGCTTCCTGAACAGGCCCAGTACAGTGGACACGACCTGCGCGGATTCGGAGCCAACCTCGTTGATCACCGCGATCTGGAATCCGGGCGCAGTGCATACCAGACCACGCTGCGCTGGTATGGTCTACGCGAGTTCTGCCGGATGTGGGAATCAGGCGGCCGCGCACCGCACCCCGAGCAGGTGCCCTACCTCACGCGCTTTGCGACTGCCACGGAGCCGGGAACACTGCTGGACCTGTACCTGGCAGCCGAGCGCGATCGGCTAGCAGCGGTCCTGACGTCGAAAGCCAGGGACGACCACCGCGGCGCCAAGACCATCGAAGACTACGCCCAGGTGCACACGCCCGCCGGGGACGACTACGTCTACCGATGGGCCGAGGAGCAGTTTGAGGCGATTTCGGAGCGCATCGAGGGGCTGCGCGCCACGATCTGA
- a CDS encoding histidine kinase translates to MPRLDRIVPLIALSAVLLALVEPARVAYDWWEFRGYMKDMGQLMPVRVGSAESFDWVIWDDSDGQIEARYVFPGSPAAESGLQPGDRFYMLDNTQYFSADDLRDAVRGARPGRVLTYMVAREGDYEVIQVTATRYPTFLYPRSGALWQFALWGFAIGAFFHILALFIAAPLARRSGAARAEFVLIAVSAVWIVSNLIRLLAVETAGPPAAGSFYDRLFQGLTLIGLVGWIGFPVLLIKDVLRGVLQKVPRWTELVVMVPPVLLALAIGYITFVGHLGPVTMESLLVPILVFASCYIGAAALSVIVAFRLRPSSELEEGGFGGWGLVGSTAILTVAVVAALCVQEFVPALNQIGEVRAGWLIVFAQLLAVAPVTMLSYGTLRHGKIDDVLSRAFVYALVLGLIFFAFVAGSALLDRYVGGPSQILSGLLVVVLLLVFDRLIRRLRIVAETVFRTERQRTRQLVVRLQERMPDTLDADVLLQDVVAAAGRGLGARSAVMFVRLEEPTPRWRSASHHPEPPYLTERDFQRIWPYFENDSRVWARNPELDSRHLPAELARDLVARGGALAVPIRSEGRSRGLLVLGLKKARTTVYNLEDVDVLRALAAHLAVAIDRIDLVERERRLARETTQAQLVALRSQINPHFLFNALNTILSHIAEKPETAEAAVEHLAAIFRHTLNAEDLAFVSLREEFELVGHYLAIEKARFGKNLDVSTEIESGLEQTPVPAFCVQTLVENSVKHGIERRRGGGKLEVRAYATADGVAVRVTDTGVGIPQLFGRPEPTSAREDFFGIGLKNVHTRMELLYHRADLLLMESDPVTGTTATLVLPETGESGSGQARALTQEPITT, encoded by the coding sequence ATGCCCCGACTCGACCGAATCGTTCCCCTGATCGCGCTGTCCGCGGTATTGCTCGCGCTCGTCGAGCCGGCACGCGTGGCCTACGACTGGTGGGAATTCCGTGGCTACATGAAGGACATGGGCCAGCTGATGCCGGTGCGGGTCGGCTCCGCGGAGTCGTTCGATTGGGTGATCTGGGACGATTCTGACGGCCAGATCGAAGCCCGATATGTCTTCCCGGGAAGTCCTGCGGCAGAGAGCGGTCTACAGCCGGGAGACCGCTTCTACATGCTGGACAACACCCAGTACTTTTCGGCGGATGATTTGCGCGATGCGGTCCGCGGCGCGCGTCCGGGTCGCGTGCTGACCTATATGGTGGCACGAGAGGGAGACTACGAGGTCATTCAGGTGACGGCGACCCGATACCCCACCTTCCTGTACCCGCGCTCGGGAGCGCTTTGGCAGTTTGCGCTCTGGGGCTTCGCGATCGGCGCGTTCTTCCACATCCTCGCGCTGTTTATTGCGGCCCCGCTTGCCCGGCGCAGTGGCGCAGCCCGGGCCGAGTTCGTGTTGATCGCGGTTTCGGCCGTCTGGATCGTCTCCAACCTGATTCGCCTGCTGGCCGTGGAGACTGCCGGCCCACCCGCCGCCGGATCGTTCTATGACCGCCTCTTCCAGGGCCTGACGCTGATCGGACTGGTCGGCTGGATCGGATTTCCGGTGCTCCTGATCAAGGACGTGCTGCGCGGCGTGCTGCAGAAGGTGCCTCGGTGGACCGAACTGGTGGTGATGGTACCCCCGGTTCTGTTGGCACTGGCGATAGGCTACATCACCTTTGTCGGGCACCTGGGCCCGGTCACCATGGAAAGCCTGCTGGTGCCCATTCTGGTGTTCGCAAGCTGCTACATCGGCGCCGCCGCGCTGAGTGTGATCGTGGCATTTCGACTGCGGCCGAGTTCGGAGCTCGAGGAAGGCGGATTCGGCGGCTGGGGTCTGGTGGGATCAACCGCGATCCTCACGGTGGCCGTGGTTGCGGCCCTCTGTGTGCAGGAGTTCGTGCCCGCGCTCAACCAGATCGGCGAAGTCCGCGCCGGCTGGCTGATTGTGTTCGCCCAGCTGCTGGCGGTGGCCCCGGTCACCATGCTGTCCTACGGCACGCTGCGCCACGGCAAGATTGACGACGTACTGTCCCGCGCATTCGTCTACGCGCTTGTCCTGGGCCTCATTTTCTTTGCCTTCGTGGCCGGAAGTGCCCTTCTGGACCGCTACGTGGGTGGTCCCAGCCAGATTCTGAGCGGTCTGCTTGTGGTGGTTCTGCTCCTGGTATTCGACCGGCTCATTCGGCGCCTCCGGATCGTCGCCGAAACGGTATTCCGCACAGAGCGCCAGCGGACACGGCAGCTTGTGGTGCGCCTCCAGGAGCGCATGCCGGACACGCTGGATGCCGATGTGCTGCTGCAGGACGTCGTGGCCGCCGCCGGCCGGGGCCTCGGCGCACGCTCCGCAGTGATGTTCGTACGCCTCGAGGAGCCCACCCCACGCTGGCGATCCGCGTCTCACCATCCGGAGCCTCCGTACCTCACCGAACGCGACTTTCAGCGCATCTGGCCCTACTTCGAAAACGACTCCCGCGTGTGGGCCCGCAACCCGGAACTGGACTCGCGTCACCTGCCGGCCGAGCTGGCTCGCGACCTGGTCGCCCGGGGCGGTGCCCTGGCGGTGCCCATTCGTTCCGAAGGCAGGTCCAGGGGACTCCTGGTACTTGGGCTCAAGAAGGCGCGCACTACCGTCTACAACCTGGAGGACGTGGACGTGCTCCGTGCGCTGGCTGCGCACCTTGCCGTGGCCATCGACCGCATCGACCTCGTGGAGCGGGAGCGGCGCCTTGCACGCGAGACCACGCAGGCCCAACTGGTGGCCCTGCGTTCGCAGATCAACCCGCATTTCCTGTTCAATGCGCTGAACACCATTCTCTCGCACATCGCTGAAAAGCCCGAAACCGCGGAAGCAGCCGTGGAGCACCTCGCCGCAATCTTCCGGCACACCCTGAATGCAGAGGATCTGGCATTCGTGTCCCTGCGCGAGGAGTTTGAGCTGGTCGGCCACTACCTGGCCATCGAAAAGGCGCGTTTCGGCAAGAATCTGGACGTGTCCACCGAGATCGAGTCCGGCCTTGAGCAGACGCCGGTGCCGGCGTTCTGCGTGCAGACCCTGGTGGAGAACTCCGTCAAGCACGGCATAGAGCGCCGCCGCGGAGGAGGCAAACTCGAAGTCAGGGCCTATGCCACGGCCGATGGGGTCGCGGTCAGGGTGACCGATACGGGCGTGGGCATTCCGCAGCTCTTCGGCCGCCCCGAACCCACCTCGGCGCGCGAGGACTTCTTCGGCATTGGACTCAAGAATGTGCACACACGCATGGAATTGCTGTACCATCGCGCGGACCTCCTGCTCATGGAAAGCGATCCTGTGACCGGCACCACGGCCACACTCGTGCTGCCCGAAACCGGGGAATCCGGTAGCGGACAGGCGCGAGCGCTCACCCAAGAACCAATCACCACCTGA
- a CDS encoding AhpC/TSA family protein, with protein sequence MRLLLPLLLFLAACQAAGPEPEVTQVPADVAPTAWDVSPLLPGMDAPSLELTAADGSTWTLDSDRLDRPVIMTFYRGGWCPYCNRHLAALRNAESELQEMGFDVVFLSADRPEVLKPSLSDSTFNYTLVSDNDLEAARAFGIAYQVDQATIDRYEGTRMDLDEASGRSHYWLPAPATFVISTDGLVQFGYVNPNYRVRVSPEVVMAAARATADHEERLRET encoded by the coding sequence ATGCGTCTCCTCCTCCCTCTCCTTCTGTTTCTAGCCGCCTGTCAGGCCGCAGGCCCTGAGCCCGAGGTCACGCAAGTCCCGGCCGATGTCGCCCCGACCGCCTGGGACGTGTCGCCCCTGCTTCCTGGCATGGATGCGCCTTCCCTGGAACTCACGGCCGCCGACGGATCCACCTGGACGCTCGACTCGGACAGGCTCGACCGCCCGGTCATCATGACCTTCTACCGCGGCGGCTGGTGTCCGTACTGCAACCGGCACCTTGCGGCGCTGCGCAATGCAGAGTCCGAGCTGCAGGAGATGGGGTTCGATGTGGTCTTCCTCAGTGCGGACCGTCCGGAGGTTCTGAAACCGTCCCTGAGCGATTCCACCTTCAATTACACGCTGGTCAGCGACAATGATCTCGAGGCCGCTCGCGCATTCGGGATCGCGTACCAGGTGGACCAGGCGACGATTGACCGGTACGAGGGCACCCGCATGGACCTCGACGAAGCCTCTGGCCGATCGCATTACTGGCTGCCGGCCCCCGCGACATTTGTGATCTCTACCGATGGGCTGGTGCAGTTCGGGTACGTCAACCCCAACTACCGCGTGCGCGTGTCCCCTGAGGTCGTGATGGCGGCCGCCCGGGCGACGGCCGATCATGAGGAAAGGTTGAGGGAAACGTGA
- a CDS encoding FAD:protein FMN transferase, with the protein MPVERVRLAAHAMATRFEIVVDGDPVRMRAAAEEAIREVHRVEQQLSWFVPESVVSRINQRAAQQPVKVPARIYELLQLAQSLHQASGGAFDPTVAPDSSESPAGMDSVVLEDRTVRFTSPQTLLNLGAIGKGYALDLAAEIMLEAGARNALLHGGTSTAVALGSDGVRPWTIGVSHPVPDRAGELIARMPLVNACLSVSGIYNRGQQTDDGWKGHIMDPRSGKAVSHTELAAAVTYRGNLAAARADALSTALLVTGTRGPAFEDTHTLCYSQNRITEHSGPWQLAGG; encoded by the coding sequence ATGCCCGTTGAACGTGTGCGCCTGGCGGCCCACGCCATGGCCACACGCTTTGAAATCGTGGTGGACGGCGACCCGGTGCGCATGCGCGCAGCGGCGGAGGAAGCCATACGAGAGGTTCATCGGGTAGAACAACAGCTCTCCTGGTTCGTGCCGGAGAGCGTGGTGAGTCGCATCAACCAACGCGCCGCCCAGCAGCCCGTAAAGGTGCCCGCCAGGATCTACGAATTGTTGCAGCTTGCCCAGAGTCTGCATCAGGCGTCGGGTGGTGCCTTCGACCCGACCGTAGCGCCGGATTCGTCGGAGTCCCCGGCCGGCATGGATTCCGTGGTGCTGGAGGACCGCACGGTGCGATTCACGTCGCCGCAAACGCTCCTGAACCTCGGGGCCATAGGCAAGGGCTATGCCCTGGACCTCGCCGCGGAGATCATGCTGGAGGCCGGCGCCCGGAACGCCCTCCTGCACGGCGGCACGAGCACTGCAGTGGCCCTCGGTTCGGATGGCGTGCGCCCCTGGACCATCGGGGTTTCGCACCCCGTGCCTGATCGGGCCGGAGAGCTCATCGCCCGCATGCCCCTGGTCAATGCCTGTCTCAGCGTGTCAGGCATCTACAACCGGGGGCAACAAACCGACGACGGCTGGAAAGGACATATCATGGATCCGCGCAGCGGAAAGGCTGTGTCCCACACGGAACTGGCCGCTGCAGTCACGTACAGGGGCAATCTTGCTGCGGCCCGGGCCGATGCGCTCTCCACCGCTCTCCTCGTGACCGGCACTCGCGGCCCGGCGTTCGAAGACACGCATACGCTCTGCTACTCGCAGAACCGCATCACGGAGCACTCCGGGCCGTGGCAACTTGCCGGGGGATGA
- a CDS encoding TatD family hydrolase, which translates to MLIDTHTHTYHRRFDDDRDDVIKRAQDAGVEIQLLPAIDVPSIHGALELAARHEGVYVMSALHPSDVKEASDADFAEVERLAGESAVVAIGETGLDYHWDTSFNDKQHDYLRRHIRLAAERDLPLVFHNRGDASEDLVRIVREEQEASGDATRIRGVFHCFGGTPEFGRQVMELGFHVGIGGTLTFKNAGVPEALEHVPMERIVLETDAPFLAPVPYRGKRNEPAYVRLVAQKLAEVRGTSVAEVEESTTANAKALFGLE; encoded by the coding sequence ATGCTCATCGACACGCATACCCACACGTACCACCGCCGATTCGACGACGACCGGGACGACGTAATCAAGCGGGCCCAGGACGCGGGCGTGGAGATACAGCTGCTTCCGGCCATCGATGTGCCCTCCATACACGGCGCTCTGGAACTTGCGGCGCGGCATGAGGGCGTGTACGTCATGTCGGCGCTGCACCCCAGTGACGTCAAGGAGGCGAGCGATGCGGACTTTGCCGAAGTCGAGCGACTTGCCGGGGAGTCTGCTGTTGTCGCGATCGGGGAAACCGGTCTGGACTACCACTGGGATACCAGTTTCAACGACAAGCAGCACGACTACCTGCGACGCCACATCCGGTTGGCGGCGGAGCGTGATCTGCCTCTTGTATTCCACAACCGTGGAGATGCCTCCGAGGACCTGGTGCGCATCGTGCGAGAGGAGCAGGAGGCCTCGGGCGACGCGACGCGGATCAGAGGCGTATTTCACTGCTTTGGCGGCACCCCCGAGTTTGGTCGCCAGGTCATGGAGCTGGGTTTCCATGTGGGGATCGGCGGGACGCTGACCTTCAAGAACGCCGGCGTGCCGGAGGCGCTGGAGCATGTGCCCATGGAGCGCATCGTGCTTGAGACGGATGCTCCCTTCCTGGCACCGGTACCATATCGCGGAAAGCGCAATGAGCCCGCCTACGTCCGGTTAGTGGCTCAGAAGCTGGCGGAGGTGCGCGGGACCAGCGTGGCCGAGGTGGAGGAGTCGACGACGGCGAACGCGAAGGCGCTGTTCGGGCTGGAGTAG
- a CDS encoding Gfo/Idh/MocA family oxidoreductase, producing MDNGSNGANEGRRDFLKKSAVVATAAMAGVKTAKAASKVRTNWVPATGSVLGANDRLVIGHLGVGGQGFNAHMRTVSNADGNGETFHNYDLNAVSVAACDLYSGRRDRAKELMEYARQNRGAGDVTTEVYEDYRAILDRDDIDAVMIGAVDHWHAQMAIDALDAGKHVYCEKPMTRYLDEGFAVYDAVQRTGKKFQIGSQYCTEGTWHTAAEMIRNMMIGQLVLAQDSYMRNTPNGEWNYYGLEEDVTPETLDWMKWLGPVNNKIAFNREHYHRWRKYYPYCAGILGDLLAHRVHPMLIATGNPEFPSRVVSLGNKKITNATVGPDDRSVNDNTQLIAEFPSGLNMIIAGATVNEQGLGSVIRGNEGTLYFGSGGSVELRPERPFADLVDQETVENITPGVSIPAHVSDWLEAIRNDGTPNGNIEVAMRAQTIISLAEMSDRLGEMMHFDEATREVRTGSGRVIEPITYGTLEAS from the coding sequence ATGGACAACGGTTCCAACGGCGCCAATGAAGGCCGCCGCGACTTCCTGAAAAAGAGCGCTGTCGTCGCCACTGCCGCCATGGCGGGCGTCAAGACCGCAAAAGCCGCAAGCAAGGTTCGCACGAACTGGGTCCCGGCAACCGGCTCCGTGCTGGGTGCGAATGATCGTCTGGTGATCGGACACCTTGGGGTTGGCGGCCAGGGGTTCAACGCCCACATGCGCACCGTCTCCAACGCAGACGGCAACGGCGAGACCTTCCACAATTACGACCTGAACGCGGTCTCTGTGGCTGCCTGTGACCTGTATTCGGGTCGACGGGATCGCGCGAAGGAGCTCATGGAGTACGCCCGCCAGAATCGCGGTGCCGGAGACGTCACGACAGAAGTGTACGAGGACTACCGCGCCATTCTGGACCGCGACGACATCGATGCCGTCATGATCGGCGCCGTAGACCACTGGCATGCCCAGATGGCGATCGATGCCCTGGATGCGGGCAAGCACGTCTACTGCGAAAAGCCGATGACGCGCTACCTGGACGAAGGCTTCGCCGTTTACGACGCGGTGCAACGCACCGGGAAAAAATTCCAGATCGGCTCTCAGTATTGCACTGAGGGCACCTGGCACACGGCCGCCGAGATGATCCGCAACATGATGATCGGGCAGCTGGTGCTGGCCCAGGATTCCTACATGCGGAATACCCCCAATGGAGAGTGGAACTACTACGGCCTGGAAGAGGACGTCACGCCGGAGACACTCGACTGGATGAAATGGCTGGGGCCGGTCAACAACAAGATCGCCTTCAACCGCGAGCACTACCACCGCTGGCGCAAGTACTACCCGTACTGCGCGGGCATCCTGGGTGACCTTCTCGCGCACCGCGTCCACCCCATGCTGATTGCCACCGGCAACCCGGAATTCCCGAGTCGCGTGGTCAGCCTTGGCAACAAGAAGATCACCAATGCGACCGTCGGCCCGGACGACAGGTCGGTTAATGACAACACCCAGCTCATCGCTGAATTCCCCAGCGGGCTGAACATGATCATCGCGGGTGCCACAGTGAATGAGCAGGGCCTCGGCTCCGTGATTCGCGGCAACGAGGGCACGCTGTATTTCGGCAGTGGCGGATCTGTTGAGCTGCGCCCTGAGCGCCCGTTCGCGGACCTGGTGGATCAGGAAACCGTCGAGAACATCACGCCAGGCGTTAGTATCCCGGCCCACGTGTCAGACTGGCTGGAAGCGATCCGGAATGACGGCACTCCGAACGGCAATATCGAGGTGGCTATGCGCGCCCAGACCATCATCTCGTTGGCCGAAATGTCGGACCGCCTCGGTGAAATGATGCACTTCGATGAGGCCACTCGGGAAGTTCGCACCGGATCGGGTCGCGTCATCGAACCCATTACCTACGGTACGCTAGAGGCCTCCTGA
- a CDS encoding response regulator transcription factor, whose product MLNVFLVDDEAPARKRLRQLLEPFVDEGRVDIVGEASDGVEAVEKLPASGADLVFLDIRMPGLDGFDVLEKLPPEGRPTVAFTTAYDEYALRAFQANAVDYVLKPVSNERLEETLRRAERLSKVPSDREEQEQKLGKLLDWMDAQAEKTAKGGDESTYVKQLSIPYRDRILVTPVERIISIEISEGITRLYVLEESDPGNSRPKLRQHIVGYTLDQLSSMLHPDQFMRVHRSAIVQFTQIKELIPWFSGRYKLVLTGAHEVIASRERSKLLKERLNI is encoded by the coding sequence ATGCTGAACGTCTTTCTTGTCGACGACGAGGCTCCCGCCCGCAAGCGCCTCCGTCAACTGCTCGAGCCATTCGTGGACGAGGGTCGTGTAGACATCGTAGGCGAAGCCTCGGATGGGGTTGAGGCTGTCGAGAAACTGCCCGCGTCCGGCGCAGACCTCGTGTTTCTGGACATCCGCATGCCGGGCCTGGACGGTTTCGACGTGCTGGAAAAACTGCCTCCGGAAGGTCGGCCGACGGTGGCGTTTACGACGGCCTACGACGAGTACGCCCTGCGAGCCTTCCAGGCGAACGCCGTGGACTACGTGCTGAAGCCCGTCAGCAACGAGCGGCTGGAAGAGACGCTGCGGCGGGCGGAGCGCCTGTCCAAGGTGCCCTCTGATCGGGAGGAGCAGGAGCAGAAGCTGGGCAAATTGCTGGACTGGATGGACGCGCAGGCCGAGAAAACGGCCAAGGGAGGCGACGAGTCCACCTACGTCAAGCAGCTGTCGATCCCCTACAGGGACCGGATTCTGGTGACGCCTGTTGAGCGCATCATCTCGATCGAGATTTCAGAAGGCATTACCCGGCTGTACGTGCTGGAGGAATCCGACCCCGGAAACTCCCGACCCAAGCTCCGCCAGCACATCGTCGGGTACACGCTGGATCAGCTGTCCAGCATGCTGCACCCGGATCAGTTCATGCGCGTGCACCGCTCGGCCATCGTACAGTTCACGCAGATCAAGGAGCTCATCCCGTGGTTCAGCGGTCGCTACAAGTTGGTACTGACGGGCGCCCACGAGGTCATCGCCTCCCGCGAACGCTCGAAGCTGCTCAAGGAACGTCTCAACATCTGA
- a CDS encoding Gfo/Idh/MocA family oxidoreductase has protein sequence MDRRNFLKKTSLGSIAGLVGVRDAYRIVADRPEFTRRPPPDEVVRCGLIGFGTWGRNIAEQLDDLPEMQLTAICDTYGPMLRRAQRSHPDATRHEDYTELLSNPDIDAILVATPTHQHRQVVIDALSAGKHVYCESPMAHTVEDARAIAQAANEHPDQIFQVGLHLRSEPQYRSVFQFIRSGAIGDAVMARAQWNTKESWRRASPNREREIAQNWRLDPDLSLGLIGEAGLGQIDAVCWMMGGMPTSVAGFGSTLLWTDGRQVPDTEQAVYTFPSGANLMYNATLASSFDAAYENYYGSFSTIMMRDQKGWMFKEVDAPMLGWEVYARKDKFYKETGVALVANATKLDALGQDATDDDPNRKDPIWHGFKAFSDNFFFGPYPAMAGQDLGFAMVVLADATRRAVREGTRIAIADEDYLV, from the coding sequence ATGGATCGCAGGAATTTCCTCAAGAAGACATCCCTCGGAAGCATCGCAGGCCTGGTCGGTGTGCGAGACGCGTACCGCATCGTGGCAGACCGTCCCGAGTTCACCCGTCGCCCCCCCCCGGATGAGGTCGTGCGATGCGGGCTGATCGGATTCGGCACCTGGGGACGCAACATCGCGGAGCAGCTTGACGATCTGCCGGAGATGCAGCTTACCGCGATCTGCGACACATACGGCCCCATGCTGCGCCGCGCCCAGCGATCGCACCCCGACGCCACGAGGCATGAGGACTACACGGAGTTGCTTTCGAACCCCGACATCGACGCGATCCTGGTGGCGACCCCAACCCACCAGCACAGACAGGTGGTGATCGATGCGCTCTCGGCAGGCAAGCACGTCTACTGTGAGTCACCGATGGCCCACACCGTCGAAGATGCCCGGGCCATCGCCCAGGCGGCGAACGAGCATCCGGATCAGATCTTCCAGGTCGGCCTTCACCTGCGCTCCGAACCGCAGTACCGTTCCGTCTTTCAGTTCATCCGGAGTGGTGCCATCGGCGACGCCGTCATGGCCCGCGCCCAGTGGAACACCAAGGAGTCCTGGCGTCGGGCCAGCCCCAACCGTGAGCGGGAAATCGCTCAAAACTGGAGACTTGATCCCGACCTGAGCCTCGGACTCATCGGTGAGGCAGGCCTCGGACAGATTGACGCCGTCTGCTGGATGATGGGCGGCATGCCCACCTCCGTCGCAGGATTCGGGTCCACGCTGCTGTGGACAGACGGCCGGCAGGTGCCGGACACCGAACAGGCTGTCTACACCTTCCCCAGCGGTGCGAACCTCATGTATAACGCGACGCTGGCATCCTCATTTGATGCCGCCTACGAGAACTATTACGGCTCCTTCTCCACCATCATGATGCGGGATCAGAAGGGCTGGATGTTCAAGGAGGTCGATGCGCCCATGCTCGGCTGGGAGGTCTACGCGCGCAAGGACAAGTTCTACAAGGAGACCGGTGTGGCGCTGGTGGCAAACGCCACAAAGCTCGATGCGCTGGGCCAGGACGCGACGGACGACGATCCCAATCGCAAGGACCCGATCTGGCACGGTTTCAAGGCCTTCTCAGACAACTTCTTCTTCGGCCCCTACCCCGCCATGGCCGGTCAGGACCTTGGCTTTGCGATGGTGGTCCTGGCCGATGCAACCAGGCGCGCCGTCAGGGAGGGCACGCGCATCGCCATCGCCGACGAAGACTACCTGGTCTGA